A single region of the Bos mutus isolate GX-2022 chromosome 17, NWIPB_WYAK_1.1, whole genome shotgun sequence genome encodes:
- the SNAP29 gene encoding synaptosomal-associated protein 29 — MSAYPRSYNPFDEDAEDEDARPAPWSDSRDLADGPGAPADRQQALRQEVLRRAEATAASTGRSLSLMYESERIGVVSAEELVRQRGALERTEKMVDKMEQDLKTSQKHINSIKSVFGGLVNYFRSKPAETPSAQNGTLTPQPSGRLKDAINSSKEQEAQYQASHPNLRKLQDSDSIPGGAGSAVSSEAYPRNPHLRACHQRIDSNLDELSVGLGRLKDIALGIQTEIDEQDDILDRLTSKVDKLDVSITSTERKVRQL; from the exons ATGTCAGCCTACCCCCGGAGCTACAACCCGTTCGACGAGGACGCGGAGGACGAGGACGCCCGGCCGGCGCCGTGGTCGGACAGCCGCGACCTCGCGGACGGGCCCGGCGCGCCCGCCGACCGGCAGCAGGCCCTGCGGCAGGAGGTGCTGCGCCGGGCGGAGGCCACGGCCGCCAGCACCGGCAGGTCCCTGTCGCTCATGTACGAGTCCGAGAGGATCGGAGTCGTCTCCGCCGAG GAGCTCGTGCGCCAGCGCGGGGCCTTGGAGCGCACAGAGAAGATGGTGGACAAGATGGAGCAGGACCTGAAGACCAGCCAGAAGCACATCAACTCCATCAAGAGTGTGTTCGGGGGGCTCGTCAATTACTTCAGGTCCAAACCTGCCGAGACCCCGTCTGCGCAGAACGGCACACTCACCCCCCAGCCTAGTGGCAG ATTGAAAGACGCCATCAACTCCAGTAAAGAGCAGGAGGCACAGTACCAGGCCAGCCACCCGAACCTCAGGAAGCTCCAGGACTCAG ACTCCATCCCTGGAGGGGCCGGTTCAGCTGTGAGCTCTGAGGCTTACCCGCGGAACCCGCACCTTCGCGCCTGTCACCAGAGGATCGACAGCAACCTCG ATGAGCTGTCCGTGGGCCTGGGCCGGCTGAAGGACATTGCGCTGGGAATACAGACGGAGATTGACGAGCAGGACGACATCCTCGACCGCCTCACGAGCAAGGTGGACAAGCTAGACGTCAGCATCACCAGCACCGAGAGGAAGGTGCGGCAGCTCTGA